From a single Amyelois transitella isolate CPQ chromosome 18, ilAmyTran1.1, whole genome shotgun sequence genomic region:
- the LOC106129416 gene encoding uncharacterized protein LOC106129416 isoform X1, whose translation MSGKSCASGSMRSCAGSVRLGTAGGHEVVMDALYERKRDKKSVRVLTVIIYVFCVSLAAIMLSLYYVFFWEPKDAHYAQRKVSHTVDQQTSTTPMPTCFLSHTGGSNITVNEVDTMPLTAEVHEDFANTSGTPNDVSEPDLTLPDSSPTALYNDTTDDMINNHTGMAT comes from the exons ATGTCTGGCAAGTCGTGCGCGTCGGGTAGCATGCGGTCGTGCGCGGGCTCGGTGCGGCTGGGCACGGCTGGCGGCCACGAGGTGGTGATGGATGCGCTCTACGAGAGGAAGCGCGACAAGAAGAGCGTGCGAGTCCTCACGGTCATCATATACGTGTTCTGCGTGTCGCTGGCTGCGATCATGCTCTCTCTGTACTACGTCTTCTTCTGGGAGCCCAAGGACGCGCACTACGCGCAGCGCAAGGTGTCTCACACTGTAGACCAGCAAACCAGCACCACACCAATGCCCACATGCTTTTTGTCCCACACTG GAGGAAGCAATATCACAGTGAACGAGGTCGACACGATGCCGCTTACGGCTGAGGTCCACGAAGATTTCGCCAACACAAGTGGTACCCCGAATGATGTGTCGGAGCCCGACCTGACGCTCCCAGACTCCTCGCCCACAGCCCTCTACAACGACACGACAGATGACATGATAAACAACCATACCGGCATGGCCACATGA
- the LOC106130362 gene encoding cysteine protease ATG4D → MNGSNNIVTHTSELRGHNNDLKQSNSSIKVERNKATGSRENGRDNTEDLLDLKGKVESRLLSMWNNVKFGWTVKMKTSFSKESPVWLLGRCYHRKLSPTGSLESSTEIGTEATAHQPMEQIYGEGIEGFKSDFISRIWMTYRREFPTMSGSTFTTDCGWGCMLRSGQMLLAQALVCHFLGRSWRWTPEKLIQNAREFQEDCLHRMIIKWFGDKSSVNSPLSIHQMVKLGEALGKKPGDWYGPASVAHCLKAVMTAAAIENYEFDNLEVYVAQDCTVYIQDIYTLCTMPNGAWKSLILLVPVKLGSDKLNPIYGPCLTSLLTLDFCIGIIGGRPKHSLYFVGYQDDRLIHLDPHYCQEMVDVWQPNFSLQSFHCHSPRKMPLNKMDPSCCIGFYLATQNDFETYVNIIMSFLVPQGVSANFEYPIFSLNNGSCRSVVDPPNIRYSIYETEQNWVTPSTHDCDTDIESEEFVLV, encoded by the coding sequence ATGAATGGATCCAATAACATTGTGACACATACTTCGGAGTTAAGGGGTCACAACAATGATTTGAAGCAAAGCAATTCTTCAATAAAAGTAGAAAGAAATAAAGCCACAGGATCTAGGGAAAATGGTCGTGATAATACTGAAGATTTGCTGGATCTCAAAGGAAAAGTGGAATCGCGGCTTTTGTCTATGTGGAATAACGTAAAATTTGGATGGACTGTGAAAATGAAGACAAGTTTTTCTAAAGAATCCCCTGTGTGGTTGCTGGGACGCTGCTACCACCGTAAATTAAGTCCCACAGGATCTTTGGAATCTTCCACTGAAATCGGCACTGAAGCTACAGCTCATCAACCCATGGAACAAATATATGGCGAAGGTATAGAGGGTTTTAAATCAGACTTCATAAGTAGGATATGGATGACATATCGAAGAGAATTTCCCACAATGTCAGGCTCAACATTTACTACAGACTGTGGTTGGGGTTGCATGCTTCGTAGTGGACAAATGCTGTTGGCACAAGCATTAGTGTGTCACTTCCTTGGCCGTTCATGGAGATGGACTCCAGAGAAACTGATACAAAATGCTAGAGAATTTCAGGAGGATTGCCTTCATCGCATGATCATTAAATGGTTTGGAGATAAATCATCTGTGAATAGTCCGTTATCTATTCATCAGATGGTGAAACTAGGAGAGGCACTAGGCAAAAAGCCTGGAGACTGGTATGGACCTGCTTCAGTAGCTCACTGCCTAAAAGCTGTTATGACAGCTGCTGcaattgaaaattatgaatttgataatttagaAGTATATGTTGCTCAAGATTGTACAGTTTATATCCAAGATATATACACACTCTGTACTATGCCTAATGGAGCATGGAAATCATTAATACTATTAGTACCTGTTAAGTTAGGTTCAGATAAGTTAAATCCTATTTATGGTCCTTGCCTTACATCATTATTAACCCTGGATTTCTGTATTGGGATCATAGGCGGCAGACCAAAACATTCATTGTACTTTGTGGGCTATCAAGATGATAGATTAATTCACTTAGACCCTCATTATTGCCAAGAGATGGTAGATGTGTGGCAACCAAACTTTTCCTTACAATCTTTTCACTGCCATTCTCCACGTAAAATGCCTTTGAATAAAATGGATCCATCATGTTGTATTGGTTTTTATCTGGCCACACAAAATGACTTTGAAACTTATGTAAACATAATAATGTCATTTCTAGTCCCACAAGGTGTATCTGCAAACTTTGAGTACCCGATTTTCTCTCTTAATAATGGATCTTGTCGTAGCGTTGTAGATCCACCAAACATCAGGTATTCTATCTATGAAACTGAGCAAAACTGGGTCACTCCTAGTACACATGATTGTGATACAGACATTGAGTCCGAGGAATTTGTGTTGGTTTAA
- the LOC106129392 gene encoding U3 small nucleolar RNA-associated protein 25 homolog, with protein sequence MSKSKKFLGRKRKGDHKYNSRKKIKKSAEKEVINKKSIFNRYKNKQRVEEELAKRRQIEKKFQQDRVPLSESEEEENVYQQLVSCFGKGSFQKVVESDDSEEESLLEADNVDRRPDDDAGPMEADESAIEENSDEEIEHQNDDNEESEEDPFTKHLQHDLSDEMLVSLSSIPPGTEKITKTWPVIGNIVITIPKPLETIAKKVKPKISLTEEKTYAATGASPNTFSKVDYKQLFIKSQIHGNIVLANKTNLIKRDLELVEVFTPLQKELFAIINNYQDLYYPERSFTNADEVRYMYCLHVVNHMLKTRTKIVHHNAKLSKKTDVSDEYRDQGLVRPKVLILVPFKSAAYRVVKTIMDIVVPKEAGQVINKNRFEEDFTGEELAMPKKNPKPEDYELLFSGNTDDTFRLGMTLTKKTLKLYTDFYSSDIIVASPLGLRMIVGAEGEEDRDFDFLASLEVLVMDQADVFLMQNWDHLLHLLDHFHLQPRKTHGTDFSRVRSWAVNGWSKYYRQTLVFSSVALPEIKSVMNRKCYNYAGKVFVENPVDTGSIQQVILQIPQIFHRFTAMNPLQSVEARFEYFLKVLLPKHRDPLMSHTLIYVPSYFDYVRIRNHFKKEDIGFVQICEYSKDSKIARARDMFFHTEAHFLLYSERVHFFRRFRIKGIRHIIFYQPPTYPHFYSEICNLMQESNQNKYGGSEFNMTVSVLFSQYDAGHIAAVLGAHRTARLLRSEKTTHMFMTADS encoded by the exons aTGAGTAAAAGTAAGAAATTCTTGGGTAGGAAAAGGAAAGGagatcataaatataattcaagGAAGAAGATAAAGAAGAGTGCTGAGAAAgaggttataaataaaaagtccATTTTTAATAGGTATAAGAACAAACAAAGAGTGGAGGAAGAGTTAGCTAAGAGACGGCAGATAGAAAAGAAGTTTCAGCAAGACCGG GTCCCTCTATCAGAGAGtgaggaagaagaaaatgtATATCAACAACTTGTGTCATGTTTTGGGAAAGGGTCTTTTCAGAAGGTAGTGGAGAGTGATGACAGTGAAGAGGAAAGTTTGCTGGAGGCTGACAATGTTGATAGGAGGCCAGATGATGACGCAGGGCCTATGGAGGCAGATGAGTCAGCTATTGAAGAGAATAGTGATGAGGAAATTGAACACCAAAATGAT gatAATGAAGAATCTGAAGAAGATCCTTTTACAAAACATCTCCAACATGATTTGAGTGATGAAATGTTGGTGTCCCTCTCGAGTATTCCTCCTGGTACAGAAAAAATCACTAAAACATGGCCAGTTATTGGTAACATAGTTATCACTATACCAAAGCCTCTAGAAACAATAGCCAAGAAAGTCAAACCCAAAATATCACTTACAGAAGAGAAAACATATGCTGCCACAGGGGCTTCACCAAACACTTTTAGTAAAGTTGATTATAAGCAACTGTTTATAAAATCTCAAATACATGGTAATATAGTTCTAGCAAATAAaaccaatttaataaaaagagattTAGAGCTTGTTGAGGTGTTCACTCCTTTACAAAAAGAACTTTTCGCCAtcattaataattatcaagATTTGTATTATCCAGAAAGATCATTTACAAATGCTGATGAAGTGCGTTATATGTACTGCCTCCATGTGGTGAACCACATGCTCAAGACTAGGACAAAGATAGTACATCATAATGCTAAATTGTCAAAAAAGACTGATGTGTCAGATGAATATAGGGATCAAGGTCTAGTTCGTCCCAAG gtaTTAATATTAGTACCTTTTAAAAGCGCAGCTTACAGAGTAGTGAAAACAATTATGGACATTGTAGTCCCCAAAGAAGCTGGTCAGGTGATAAATAAGAATCGCTTTGAAGAGGACTTTACCGGGGAAGAACTAGCAATGCCTAAAAAGAACCCTAAGCCTGAGGATTATGAGCTACTTTTCAGTGGTAATACAGATGATACTTTTAGGCTTGGCATGACCCTGACTAAGAAAACTCTTAaa TTGTACACAGATTTCTATTCATCTGACATCATCGTCGCCTCGCCTCTCGGGTTGCGAATGATAGTCGGTGCCGAGGGCGAGGAAGACAGAGACTTTGACTTTCTGGCGTCCCTGGAAGTGCTGGTCATGGACCAGGCGGACGTCTTCTTGATGCAGAATTGGGATCACCTGCTACATTTGTTAGACCATTTCCATTTGCAGCCAAGGAAAACTCATGGCACTGATTTTTCTAGAGTAAGATCTTGGGCTGTTAACGGCTGGTCGAAATATTACAG ACAGACTTTAGTCTTCTCTTCAGTGGCACTACCCGAAATAAAGTCTGTGATGAATAGAAAATGTTACAATTATGCTGGAAAAGTGTTTGTTGAAAATCCGGTGGACACAGGAAGCATCCAACAAGTTATTCTGCAAATACCTCAAATATTCCACAG GTTCACAGCTATGAATCCCTTGCAATCCGTAGAGGCGAGATTCGAATACTTTTTAAAGGTGCTGCTCCCCAAGCACCGAGACCCGCTGATGAGCCATACACTCATATACGTGCCGAGTTACTTCGATTACGTGCGCATACGCAACCACTTCAAAAAGGAAGATATAGGCTTCGTCCAGATCTGCGAGTATTCAaag GACTCCAAAATTGCTCGCGCCCGGGACATGTTCTTCCACACAGAAGCGCATTTCCTGCTGTATTCCGAGCGAGTGCATTTCTTTAGGAGATTCCGAATAAAGGGGATCCGACACATCATTTTCTATCAGCCGCCTACATACCCGCATTTCTATTCGGAAATATGCAACCTTATGCAG gagtcaaatcaaaacaaatacGGAGGTAGCGAGTTCAACATGACGGTGTCTGTGTTGTTCAGCCAGTACGACGCCGGCCACATCGCCGCCGTGCTCGGCGCGCACCGCACGGCGCGGCTACTGCGCTCGGAGAAAACCACACACATGTTCATGACGGCCGACTCGTAA
- the LOC106130370 gene encoding protein farnesyltransferase subunit beta: MDDQIRCYSDIAAEVYNAEKVITDTSSDQVDVENVILNLYRQFEKNAAIDPDLPKLNKHVHSKVLKAWLNGLPKSYECLDASRTWIVYWILHSLWLLNDMPSDDILSNVVQFLSHCQHEEGGYGGGPGQFPHLGTTYAAVNALSIVGTVEAYESIDRSTLQKFLWSLRSVDGAFALHRGGEQDIRGVYCALSVAKITNTYTDALFDKTAQWLVSCQTYEGGFAGCPGMEAHGGYAFCGIASLALLNKSHLCDIDALIRWCVNRQMRMEGGFQGRTNKLVDGCYSFWQGAAFPIISAILSQDNKELIETVFFNQSALQEYLLVCCQAKEGGLIDKPGKHRDIYHTCYCLSGMSVAQHGTGAGDPHVIGSPHNELNRIHPLHNVAPHLVYNAVHYFIRHPPPVKDKN; encoded by the exons ATGGATGATCAAATCAGGTGTTACAGTGATATAGCTGCAGAAGTGTATAATGCTGAGAAGGTTATTACTGATACATCATCAGATCAG GTTGATGTtgaaaatgtgattttaaatttatatcgcCAGTTCGAAAAAAATGCTGCTATTGACCCTGATCTGCCAAAACTGAATAAACATGTTCATAGTAAAGTCTTGAAAGCTTGGTTGAATGGACTAccaaagagttatgaatgtttaGATGCAAGCAGAACATGGATTGTTTACTGGATCCTGCATTCTTTATGGCTTCTAAATGATATGCCTTCTGATGATATACTGTCAAATGTGGTTCAATTTCTTTCCCACTGCCAGCATGAGGAGGGGGGATATGGAGGAGGACCTGGACAGTTCCCACATTTAGGAACAACATATGCAGCAGTGAATGCCCTGAGTATAGTCGGCACTGTTGAGGCCTATGAGTCAATTGACAGGAGTACTCTACAAAAGTTTCTCTGGTCATTGAGAAGTGTTGATGGAGCGTTTGCTTTACACAGAGGTGGGGAGCAAGATATAAGGGGTGTTTATTGTGCACTAAGTGTTGCTAAAATAACTAATACATATACTGATGCATTATTTGACAAAACTGCCCAATGGCTTGTCAGTTGTCAAACTTATGAGGGTGGTTTTGCTGGTTGCCCGGGAATGGAGGCCCATGGTGGCTATGCTTTTTGTGGAATTGCATCACTGGCATTACTGAATAAATCTCACCTTTGTGATATTGACGCACTTATAAGATGGTGTGTGAATCGCCAGATGCGTATGGAAGGTGGTTTCCAAGGAAGAACAAATAAATTGGTAGATGGTTGTTATTCATTTTGGCAAGGAGCAGCCTTTCCCATCATTAGTGCTATATTATCACaag ATAACAAAGAACTTATAGAAACAGTTTTCTTCAACCAAAGTGCTTTACaagaatatttattagtttGCTGCCAAGCCAAAGAGGGTGGACTTATAGACAAACCGGGAAA ACATCGAGATATATACCATACATGTTATTGCCTAAGTGGCATGTCAGTGGCACAACACGGCACAGGTGCTGGGGACCCCCACGTCATTGGATCACCACACAACGAACTCAACCGGATTCATCCCTTGCATAATGTTGCACCTCATCTTGTATACAATGCTGTTCATTACTTCATCAGACATCCACCACCagtaaaagataaaaactaG